A stretch of Candidatus Hydrogenedentota bacterium DNA encodes these proteins:
- a CDS encoding arylsulfatase has translation MAEEERPNIIFIMADDLGYADLGCYGQQRIKTPNIDCLAAEGTRFTQCYAGAAVCAPSRCALMTGLHTGHATIRGNHGQNAPAHGGEANRIPLRADETTVATLLKRAGYATGITGKWGLGEPGSTGLPNDHGFDEWFGYLNQNHAADYYTDYLWRNKERKVLEGNLNGGRGVYSAGLFAEFSLDFIRKNRENPFFLYVATTIPHKKLEVPDPGVYAEESWPEEAKVFAAMVTRLDAHVGQIMALLSELDLDRKTIVFFTSDNGSAGGWEGMFDSCGPLRDKKSSLYEGGIRCPMIVRWPGKVPAGAVSGAVWYFADFMPTAARLANTSVPVPVDGMDVTAALLDSTHTLPGRFLYWESPAGDSKPLRQAVRWNDWKAVRHAHDAEVELYDLRGDLGEQCDVSAANPEAVAKILDYLKTARTPSPYWPTPCD, from the coding sequence ATGGCGGAGGAGGAACGGCCCAACATTATCTTCATCATGGCCGACGACCTGGGCTACGCGGATTTGGGCTGCTATGGCCAGCAGCGAATCAAGACGCCCAACATTGACTGTTTGGCGGCCGAAGGGACACGTTTTACCCAGTGCTACGCGGGCGCCGCAGTCTGCGCGCCGAGCCGGTGCGCGCTGATGACGGGCCTGCACACTGGGCATGCCACAATCCGGGGGAACCACGGCCAGAACGCGCCCGCGCACGGGGGCGAGGCGAACCGCATTCCACTTCGCGCCGATGAGACAACGGTGGCAACCCTGTTGAAACGGGCGGGATACGCCACGGGCATAACCGGGAAGTGGGGCTTGGGCGAGCCCGGCTCCACAGGCCTTCCCAATGACCACGGCTTCGACGAATGGTTTGGCTATCTCAATCAGAACCATGCGGCGGACTACTACACCGATTATCTCTGGCGGAACAAAGAGCGGAAAGTGCTGGAGGGAAACCTGAACGGCGGGCGCGGCGTCTATTCCGCCGGCCTCTTCGCCGAATTCAGCCTGGACTTCATCCGTAAGAACCGGGAGAACCCTTTCTTCCTGTATGTGGCCACGACCATTCCCCACAAAAAACTGGAGGTCCCGGACCCGGGGGTTTACGCGGAGGAATCCTGGCCGGAGGAGGCAAAGGTTTTTGCGGCCATGGTCACCAGGCTGGACGCGCATGTGGGGCAGATTATGGCGCTGCTCAGCGAGCTTGACCTGGACCGCAAAACAATTGTTTTCTTCACCTCGGACAACGGCTCCGCCGGGGGGTGGGAGGGCATGTTCGACAGTTGCGGCCCCCTGCGCGACAAAAAGTCCTCCCTCTACGAGGGCGGCATCCGCTGCCCCATGATCGTGCGCTGGCCGGGCAAGGTGCCCGCAGGTGCCGTGAGTGGGGCCGTCTGGTATTTTGCGGATTTCATGCCGACGGCTGCCCGTCTCGCAAACACAAGCGTGCCCGTCCCGGTGGACGGAATGGATGTGACGGCGGCGCTTCTGGACAGCACGCACACCCTGCCCGGGCGTTTCCTGTACTGGGAGTCACCGGCGGGCGATTCGAAGCCGCTCCGGCAGGCGGTCCGCTGGAACGACTGGAAGGCGGTCCGCCACGCTCATGACGCCGAAGTGGAACTCTACGACCTGCGCGGTGATCTAGGCGAGCAGTGCGATGTGTCAGCCGCCAATCCGGAAGCCGTGGCAAAAATCCTGGACTACTTGAAAACCGCGCGCACCCCTTCTCCCTACTGGCCCACACCCTGCGACTAG
- a CDS encoding sulfatase, which produces MRRRTFLKAGAATTLSLFGGPPVGHAESPARPNIVWIIAEDMSCHFGYQGEPLVKTPHVDRLAREGVIFDAAYVTCPVCSPSRSALITGMCQTTIGAHNHRSFRGTLKHDLPAPVRTIPEHFKDAGYYVCNGSDPRARTPGKTDYNFNYSEDLYDGADYKGAASGQPFFMQFQLRGGKFRRGDVVHPVSPDAVSLPPYYPDDPVMREDWAKYLNSVMFVDKEVGEIMARLEADGHAADTVVFFTTDHGISHARGKQFLYEEGTHVPLVVWAPGRVPAGSVRRELVSHIDIAATSLYFADIPVPGHMEGRPLFGPDAHPRDFVVSARDRCDETDERLRSVRRGPFTYIRNFYTERPHLQPNGYKDAKDIVIRLRELHAEGRLAGHPAERLFTVPRPREELYDRRSDPWELTNLADDPAHGQTLAEMRGILDAWIRETNDQGQTPETEAAYDADMAVYLGANKSRSDYTQTLEQNIRQMKAWAKEGK; this is translated from the coding sequence ATGCGCAGAAGAACATTTTTGAAAGCAGGCGCGGCCACGACCCTGTCGCTGTTTGGCGGCCCGCCCGTGGGCCATGCTGAATCACCGGCTAGGCCAAACATTGTGTGGATTATTGCCGAGGACATGTCGTGCCACTTCGGTTATCAGGGCGAGCCCCTGGTGAAAACACCCCATGTGGACCGGCTCGCCCGCGAAGGCGTGATCTTTGACGCCGCCTATGTCACCTGTCCGGTGTGTTCGCCCAGCCGTTCGGCCCTGATCACCGGCATGTGCCAGACGACGATAGGGGCGCATAACCACCGCAGTTTCCGGGGCACACTCAAGCATGACCTGCCCGCGCCGGTGCGCACCATCCCCGAGCACTTCAAGGATGCGGGATACTATGTGTGCAACGGTTCAGACCCGCGGGCAAGGACTCCTGGAAAGACGGACTACAACTTCAACTACTCCGAAGACCTCTATGACGGCGCCGATTACAAGGGCGCCGCGTCCGGCCAGCCCTTCTTCATGCAGTTTCAGTTGCGGGGCGGCAAGTTCCGGAGGGGAGACGTCGTGCATCCGGTGTCGCCCGACGCCGTGTCGTTGCCGCCGTATTATCCGGACGACCCGGTGATGCGCGAGGACTGGGCGAAGTATCTGAATTCCGTGATGTTCGTGGACAAGGAGGTGGGCGAAATCATGGCGCGCCTCGAAGCCGACGGCCATGCGGCGGACACGGTGGTGTTCTTCACCACGGACCACGGCATCAGCCACGCGCGCGGCAAGCAGTTTCTCTATGAGGAGGGCACGCATGTCCCCCTGGTCGTCTGGGCGCCCGGCCGTGTGCCTGCGGGGAGCGTGCGCCGCGAGCTGGTGTCCCACATAGACATCGCGGCCACATCGCTGTACTTTGCGGACATACCCGTCCCCGGACACATGGAGGGCCGTCCCCTTTTCGGGCCGGACGCGCATCCCCGCGATTTCGTGGTTTCCGCCCGCGACCGATGCGATGAGACGGACGAGCGCCTGCGGAGCGTGCGCCGGGGGCCGTTCACCTACATCCGCAATTTTTATACGGAGCGCCCCCACTTGCAGCCGAACGGGTACAAGGACGCCAAGGACATCGTGATTCGTTTGCGGGAGCTCCATGCGGAGGGCCGTCTGGCGGGCCACCCGGCGGAACGTCTTTTCACCGTGCCCCGTCCCCGGGAGGAGCTGTACGACCGACGAAGCGACCCCTGGGAACTCACCAACCTGGCCGATGACCCCGCGCACGGGCAGACATTGGCTGAAATGCGCGGCATTCTCGACGCCTGGATTCGCGAAACCAACGACCAGGGCCAGACGCCGGAGACCGAAGCGGCCTACGACGCCGACATGGCCGTGTATCTGGGCGCCAACAAAAGCCGTTCGGACTACACGCAAACGCTGGAGCAAAACATCCGGCAAATGAAGGCATGGGCCAAGGAGGGAAAATGA
- a CDS encoding sulfatase-like hydrolase/transferase produces MSKFTRREFLAASSAVMAAGVATSQEKGPDNPQPLEQKPNVLFINTDQQRTDTLRCYGNENVQTPHLDSLAARGTLFTSCYATQPVCSPCRSSMATGLFPNATGVVENNIPLPPNLFAWPRALHDAGYRTAYVGKWHLGVEPVPGYFDVWRGFETGWKHFVREEPYFAAPGEMDSAFRKRIAANPPVVAEGESVIGRYRPDLETDYALEFIAENQRRPFACWLSFYPPHTPKEAPEENVALYRGNIQPEEQAVYHAMVNRLDWNIGRILSRLDELNLTEKTLIIFTSDHGENFPMRWNSHHKRLCYDQAANVPLLISLPGTLQQGARSTAVAGIADLCPTILDVCGMGIPDGLHGESLKPLLTGKPEGWRDDAFIQNRPYPTPGKAGNLEEKPGKKPGMLERCLVTREWKLILNTSRPPELYDRRSAEPDTHNLFGRDETKAAAHMLARRMLEWAGRTGDGMTGQLVSQWGAQWL; encoded by the coding sequence ATGAGCAAATTCACACGCAGAGAGTTCCTGGCGGCCTCTTCCGCCGTGATGGCGGCGGGGGTTGCCACCTCGCAGGAAAAGGGCCCGGACAACCCGCAGCCGTTGGAACAGAAGCCCAACGTGCTGTTCATCAACACGGACCAGCAGCGGACGGACACGCTCCGCTGTTACGGGAATGAGAATGTCCAAACGCCGCACCTGGATTCATTGGCGGCGCGGGGCACCCTGTTCACCTCGTGCTATGCGACCCAGCCGGTCTGTTCCCCCTGCCGGTCCAGCATGGCGACGGGCCTGTTCCCAAACGCGACCGGCGTGGTGGAAAACAACATCCCGCTGCCGCCGAACCTCTTCGCCTGGCCGCGCGCCCTGCACGATGCGGGCTACCGGACCGCCTATGTCGGCAAATGGCATCTCGGCGTGGAACCGGTCCCCGGCTATTTTGATGTGTGGCGCGGGTTTGAGACGGGCTGGAAGCATTTTGTCAGGGAGGAGCCATACTTTGCGGCTCCCGGCGAGATGGACAGCGCGTTTCGCAAACGCATTGCCGCGAACCCGCCCGTGGTGGCCGAAGGGGAAAGTGTAATTGGCCGGTACAGGCCCGACCTGGAAACCGACTATGCGTTGGAGTTCATCGCCGAAAATCAACGCCGGCCCTTTGCCTGCTGGCTTTCGTTCTACCCGCCGCACACCCCCAAGGAGGCGCCCGAAGAGAATGTCGCCCTTTACCGCGGCAATATCCAGCCGGAGGAACAGGCCGTTTATCATGCCATGGTGAACCGGCTGGACTGGAACATCGGGCGGATTCTCTCCCGTCTTGATGAACTGAATCTCACGGAAAAGACCCTCATCATTTTCACCTCGGACCACGGCGAAAACTTTCCCATGCGCTGGAACAGCCACCACAAGCGCCTGTGCTATGACCAGGCGGCCAATGTCCCGCTTCTGATAAGCCTGCCCGGAACCCTGCAGCAGGGCGCGCGCAGCACCGCCGTGGCCGGCATTGCGGATTTGTGCCCGACGATCCTGGACGTTTGCGGCATGGGCATTCCCGACGGCCTGCACGGGGAGAGCCTGAAACCGCTGCTGACAGGAAAGCCCGAAGGGTGGCGGGATGACGCCTTCATTCAGAACAGGCCCTATCCCACCCCGGGCAAGGCCGGCAACCTTGAGGAGAAACCGGGCAAGAAACCCGGCATGCTGGAACGCTGCCTCGTCACCCGGGAATGGAAACTGATTCTAAACACGTCCCGGCCCCCGGAACTGTACGACCGGAGGAGCGCAGAGCCGGACACGCACAACCTGTTCGGGCGGGATGAAACGAAGGCGGCGGCGCACATGCTCGCGCGGCGCATGCTCGAATGGGCCGGAAGAACCGGAGACGGCATGACAGGGCAGTTGGTGAGCCAGTGGGGGGCGCAATGGCTGTAG
- a CDS encoding cytochrome c3 family protein, giving the protein MFTRKFERRVYVAVGALACAGVLGVTFGVFLLLPSRREAGYTPPQPIAFSHKIHAGTLQMDCAYCHTEVEKGPHATVPPVSLCMNCHTEVQPKDASGALRPGIATLVDHWERQEPLRWNKVNDVADFVYFDHSRHVNSGVSCQTCHSPVETMDHMRREEGLKMRWCLECHMQEPPADSAAALEGRDTRAPINCTACHR; this is encoded by the coding sequence ATGTTCACACGAAAGTTTGAACGCCGGGTCTATGTCGCGGTGGGCGCGCTGGCCTGCGCCGGCGTGCTGGGCGTCACTTTCGGGGTGTTTCTCCTGCTGCCGTCGCGGCGCGAGGCGGGCTACACGCCGCCGCAGCCCATCGCTTTCAGCCACAAGATTCACGCGGGGACGCTGCAGATGGACTGCGCGTACTGCCACACGGAGGTGGAAAAGGGGCCCCATGCGACGGTGCCGCCGGTGTCGCTGTGCATGAACTGCCACACGGAGGTGCAGCCGAAAGACGCCTCGGGGGCGCTTCGTCCCGGGATTGCCACGCTGGTGGACCACTGGGAGCGGCAGGAGCCGCTGCGCTGGAACAAGGTCAACGATGTGGCGGATTTTGTCTACTTTGACCACAGCCGGCATGTGAACAGCGGGGTTTCGTGCCAGACCTGCCACAGTCCCGTCGAGACGATGGACCACATGCGCCGCGAGGAGGGCCTGAAAATGCGGTGGTGTCTTGAGTGCCACATGCAGGAGCCCCCCGCGGACAGCGCCGCCGCGCTGGAGGGCCGGGACACCAGGGCGCCGATCAACTGCA